Within Hoplias malabaricus isolate fHopMal1 chromosome 16, fHopMal1.hap1, whole genome shotgun sequence, the genomic segment tgcttatgcaccaaacagcagttcagagtaccatgccttcttggggaccctagagggggtgctggagaacactcattctagggactccattgttctgctgggggacttcaacgctcacgtgggtaatgacagtgagacctggaggggcgtgattgggaggaacggccgcACTGATCTGAACcagagtggtgttcagttattggatttctgtgcccgtcacagtttgtccattacgaacaccatgttcgagcataagggtgtccacaagtacacctggcatcaggataggTCGCATTTAGATGaccgactttatagtcgtatcatcggacctgcggccatatgctctggacactcaggtgaagagaggtgctgagctgtcaactgatcaccaccttgtggtgagttggatcagatggtgggggaggatgccggacagacctggcgaCCCCAAATgcgtgctgagggtttgctgggaacgtttggcagaggaacctgtcagaaagatcttcaactcccacatctggcagagctttgactgcatcccgggggaggctggtgacattgagtctgagtgggccatgttccggacctccattgttgaggtggctgatcggagctgtggctgcaaggttgtcggtgcctgtcggggtggcaatccctgcactcagtggtggacaccccgggtgaggggggctgtcaaggcAGCCAACAGGTACGGAGGAGACAAGCGGCTCGTGGCTTCggctgtcgctgaggcaaaaactcgggtgtgggaggagttcagtgagaacatggaaaacgacttttgGTCGGCtctgagaagtttctggcaaaccatcaggcgactcaggaggggaaagcggtTTTCCACTAACattgtatatggtgggggtggggaactgttgacctcgactggggacgtgattaggcggtggaaggaatacttcgaggatcttctcaatcccaccagcacgtcttccgcagagggggtggggggggtgggggggggggctcgtctgtcactggggctgaggtggccgaggtggtagggaaactccttggcgacAGGGCTccgggggtggatgaagttcgtcccgggttcctcaaggctctggatgttgtgtacctcggggtattctgtggggggtgctcagggagtacggggtactgggctctttgctatgagccattcagtccctgtataaacagagcaggagtctggttcgtatggctggcagtaagtccgactggtttccagttggAGTtcgactccgtcagggctgcccgttgtcaccggttctgttcataatttttatggacagaatttcccGGTGTAGCTAAGTGGCGGAGgctgtccggtttggtggtctgaggattccatgtctgctttttgcggatgatgtggtcttgttggcttcaccgagccgggacctccagctcttgctggaccattttgcagccgagtgtgaagcggtagggatgaggatcagcacctccaagtccgagtccatggtactcagtcggaaaagggtggagtgctctcttcaggttggaagtgagatcctgcctcaagagGAGGAGTTttaatacctcggggtcttgttcacgagtgagggaaatatggagcgggagattgacaggcggatcggtgcagcgtcagcagtaatgcgggctctgtaccagtccgttgtggtgaagagagagcttaGCAGAAAAGCAAGGCTCTCGATTTACCCTTCAATCtacatcccaaccctcacctatggtcacgagcttttgGGTAgggaccgaaagaacgagatcgcgggtacaagcggctgaaatgagttttctccgcagggtgtttggactctcccttagagatagggttaggagctcggagagactacatgtctcgactggcctgggaacgcctcggtatacccccggaggagctggagagggaggtctgggtttctttgctccgactgcttcccccgcgacctgGATCCGCATAagcagtggataatggatggatggatggataaattcATAAATTGGGatttttagtgtttttattttaaataaaatgttttaaataatgttttatgtacttatttattattttattttaatgtaattatatatattttttaatatcacAGTATCAGTTTATGTTTTACATCCTGCAGTTTTAATTAGTTAATTCTAGACATGAGACCTGATGTAATGAAGAGTTAATACTCAAGCTCCTCATGGAAGTTTGGCATTAGATTTTTTACATGTGTTTCGTCAGTGACAGTTAAATTAATGAAGTGAGAATGCCTGATGTGAATTTATAAAAGCTTATTGTCTCTGTTGGAAAGAAaccatatataattattttttatattcccctttatattttatattttccatTATTTGATTTAGTTGCTGTTACCATCCATCTTTTACAATTGTCAAAAATTTGTAACATTGTGTCAAAATTTGCAAAAAGGAATCAATTTAATTGACCCAAGTGCTTCACATTCTGTCTTGTTTTATTAACTTGCATTTAAGTTAATGTTTATCCTTTGACTGTTAAGTAGATACAAAGTTTAGTCAGCAGTCATGCACTGAAAAAAGTATCtgattaaaaagtaaaatgagAGTTTTCTGTGCGAAAGGAGCCCGGGTTATCCTCGCCTGTCGAGATTTGGACAAGGCTCATGCTGCAGCTGAGGAGATTAGGAAGAAGAGTGGGAATGGAAATGTGACAGTGAAGAAGCTGGATCTAGCCTCATTGCGCTCAGTCCGAAATTTTGCCAGAGAAATCCAGGAGAAAGAGGACAGACTGGACATCCTCATCAACAATGCAGGTGATgaaaataatcttttttttgataaatttactttaaaatgtaaataatgtctAGAAAAATGTCATAATCATTTATTGATTAAATTTAAAGTGATTTTCTTGCCAAAACCAAAAGTGGGTGATTATTCAGCTTGTGTTTGCAGAGATTGTtatccttcttttcttttaattcatttttttatattcaaatgGAAACAAAATCAATTTcatattatttcatatatattgTAATGCTGCTTGATTTAATTACATAAAATTAACAATACCAATGccaaatatataatttcagtGGCCACATATATGTAGTTCAATTCTCTCTATGCATCTGATAAAACTAGTGCATCcaatgtttataaaattcttATCTATGTGTTCTCGCTGCTGATAAGAGGAGAAGAACAAttggttttattgttttcaaGGGATAATGATGTGTCCAAAATGGAAGACTGAAGATGGCTTTGAGATGCAGTTTGGAGTTAATCACCTGGGCCATTTTCTGCTCACCAACCTTCTGCTGGATCAGCTGAAGAGATCTACACCCAGCCGCATCGTCAACGTCTCTAGTCGGGCGCATGAGCGAGGTGAGTGGCCTAATGACCACAGATGTGAGAGCAGAATATCTTCTGTTCCTCATGTTTTACAAAATctcaaatatttaatatacaagAGGGATAAGAAAGCTACAGatattcatttcatttctggaaaaaaaatgtgtgcatataatattattattattattattattaatattattaataaccCCATTTAACCCCCAAAACCTAATTTGGATTTTCATAAAATGCTGTTTTTACATAAAAgtatctgtgatttgttcataCTAATTTTTTATTGACAAAGTACAAATGCAAAGAGAAAGCCATACATCAGTTCTGTGCAGTGGAAAGGTGTCCCAATCATGCCCACCTTTATCAGTAACAGGTGCAAAAGTATGGGGTGCATCAATGTCCACAACATGGATTCCTTGCAAATTTTTGATATTGCCCTTGATGTACTGAGTAATTCGCTGCCACCAATGGCATGTCTATGTGGCTTCATAGACATAGAATATGTTTGTGTCCATATCTCTCTCCtgtggcacatcataaagaggaaaattAGACAACAGCAACCACAGACTACTGAACAGCTGAAGTCTTTTATATAGCACTTACAACACATCCTAAAGTGGTAAGTGTTGCAAATAAGTGTTACATTGGTTAATAAGTGTCATCAGCTCCCAGACCATTAAAATtgtaaagaaaattaaataaaacagtgatGTAATACAGTGCTAAATATCCCACATTTTTTGTGTACACTTTTGTGAACACCCAAAATAGCCTTAAGCaatctatttaaaaaatgcattaaataatacaaataaaatcagTCTCAAGCAGATCAGCAAAGCTAGAGGTGTAAAATCTTATGTATGAATACAGTAATTCCTCGCTActttgcggttcatctttcgcagaTTCGCTACTTTGCaagttttttcaagggggcttatggccgctatatcgcgaATATTGAGGGAAATTCTAGGAAAACcttgaaagatgaatagccaaaattttcattaatatttacatgtattagactaggcctgtaggtgacaaaatatataatttacaagtatttcttacatacagtacatgtattgttcatgtccacatctgaGTGAAATTTTCTTATGCTAAATCACAGATTatgaattactctattaaagaaactggtaggatatcacatatagttccagctgaaaattAGAATGACtgttgttaacagtacagggagggtttcaaaagtccaaatactcgttaaatacataaaaaatatcttttctctacttcgcggaaattcctttttcgcgggtggtcttggaacgcatcccccgtgCAAAACGAGGGATCAATGTATTTACAGAATACAAACAAGTTGGTCATTaaaaaatattggaaatattttctttgtacttttcagtttaataaattttaaattaatacgttaaataaatgtttgaaagTTAACAATCCCAGATACATGTTTTAGTTTCCAGAATAAGGTCTGTATTATTAAATCATCGATTgcaatcatttaaaattaaaccTTGTTGTGAAACTACAAATTAATGAGACAAGTTACAAAATTCCTTTTTTATTCCATACTCAGTTTATTAgtgtttttaaatcagtttCTATATGATTAAGATTTTCAGgagtacttttattttatttattgttcatatGTTAGGCCAGATCAATTTTGAAGATATAAACATGGACCAAAACTACCATCCATTGAAGAGTTACAGCCAAAGTAAATTGGCTAATGTTCTGTTTAGCCGTGAGCTGGCCATAAGACTTAAGGGTAAGTGGACACTTACACTGATTTTCATTTAGAGCCTTTACAACTGCATCAGATAATATAGGATAATTTTATAATGATCCTAAAGCAAACTGTAGAATTACATATGGCACATGAACTGACCTATACTAGATAAAAAAAAGGAGGAGGGGTTGTACTAATGTATGTTATAAAGTGGCAAGTTATTTTAAATTTCAGCTTTTTCCATTACTGTTAATTCTCCAATTGTTTGTGTCACTCAGGTACGGGTGTTACTGTTTATTCTCTACACCCTGGAGTGGTGCGTACTGAACTGGGTCGACACTTTTTCCCCTTCATGGCTCTGTGGAAGAGGATCTTATATGCacctttttttttgctgcttaaAACTCCATGGGAGGGTGCTCAGACCACTATCTTCTGTGCTGTGGATGAAAGTCTTCAAAACACCTCTGGTCTCTATTACAGGTGTGGTTGCAACCAGAGGGTCATAATTTTTCCTCCACAGTAAAATAGTTTATTTAAGGTAAAACATCTCACTGGTGAGATTACCCATATAAAACCAGAGCACCTCCACTGACTTACAAAGCTTTATTGCATATTGATAGGATGGACAAAATATGACTAGAAATAACTTGCTAGGCCCTGCTTGATCTGCTTAGATTCCTGGCAATATACACAAAGTATGTGTAAACTGGAAAACCATGCCAAAAACCATGTAATATACCTATACAAACCCGATTCAGGTTTATACCtagaaaaaaatcaaatgtgtTGTGGTAAGTATATAGTTTATTATAGAGCAAGCAGACTGGATTTCACTCACTTCTCCAGAGTGTTCAAATTGCATGTGGTGCTTATGTTCACTTTCAGAGAAGCATATGTGAACAAAGAAAGCAGCAAAatgctttgtgtttatttaaatttcagGTTTTTAACATAATGCATATACTATGAAAAATATAATGACTGCTGTCAGggttatgtaaacaaataatatcCAAAACCTCACTTACACCATTCACCATTAAATTGTGTACAGCACCTTTTAAGCACTATTCTAGCCAATCGGAAAAAGGTGAGATTTATGCTGATGCACATGACTGTGGAATGGGAGAAGCAGGGTCCGGTGCCATCTCTCACCTCTCCCACTCCATCCCTGATTCAATGCTATATTGCTCTGTCACTGTCTCTAGTTGTCTCTCCCTCcaactctctttctctggctCCCACACTCTCTGCCTCCATCACTGGCATTTTTCTAAACATGCATATATACATTacacaggtgcatctcaataaaatagaatatagtcaaaaaaataattcatttcaGTAATTTtcttcaaaaagtgaaactcatattttatatagatttattacaaacagagtgatcaagcatttatttcttttaatgttgattattATTGCCTACAGCTAATGAAAacagtcattatctcagaaaattagaatattatataggaccaataaaaaaattaattttaatacagaaatacagaaaaaatgtacagtatatgcactctatatctgctctgtgctccttttgcatgaattacttcATCAATACGGCATGGCATGGaggcgatcagcctgtggcTGATGCGTTATGGAATCCTAGGTTGCAGTtcatctgcattgttgggtctggtgtctctcatcttcctcataccgttctctatggggtttagtTTAGGGAAGTTTACTGGGCAATCAAGCACAGTCATACTGTGGTTATTAGACCAGGTAGTGGTACTTCTGGCAGTGTGGACAGATGCCatgtcctgctggaaaatgaaatccacatctccataaagcttgtcagcagtgGGAAGCATCAAGTGCTCTAACATTTCCTTGAAGATGGCTGATGACATgcctccccaaaccatcactgattgtggaaacttcacactagactcaagcagcttggattgtgtgcgttttcactcttcctccagactctggggacttgatttccaaatgaaatgcaaaatttacttttgtCTGAAAACAAGACATTGGACACTGAGcaccagtccagtcctttttctccttggcccaggtaagatgCTCCTGccgttgtctctgggtcatgagtggctcGACACAAGAAATGCAgcagttgtagcccatgtcctggatacgtctgtgtgtggtggctcttgaagcactgactccagcagcagtcctccccttgtgaatctcccccaaatttgaatggccttttcttgacaatacttttACGGTTGCAGttttccctgttgcttgtgcaccttttccATCACACTTCCTTCCACTTAACttttcattaatatgcttgAATACAGCAGGAGGTTTATCAGTGAGTGATCTGTCaaatcagcagtcttccccatgattatgtagcctactgaaccagactaagggaccattttaaaggcttaggaaaccttttcaggtgttttgtgtggattattcaaattttcttagataatgacttttggattttcattggctgtgagccataatcatcaacattaaaagaaataaatgcttgaaatagatcactcttattgtaataaatctatataatatatagtttcactttttgaataaaattactgaaattaattaactttttgtttatattctaatttattgagatgcacctgtgtgatatgtatatatatacaggggttgggcAATGAATTGTTTtggaccacagtaatttattagtatgtgtagggcctccttttgcggccaatacagcatcagttcgtgttgggaatgacatatacaagtcctgcacagtggtcagagggattttgagccattcttcttgcaggatagtggccaggtcactacgtgatgctggtggaggaaaacgtttcctgacatCCTtgaaaacaccccaaagtggctcaataatatttagatctggtgaaatgtgcaggccatgggagatgttcaacttcactttcatgttcatcaaaccaatctttcaccagtcttgctgtgtgtattggtgcattgtcatcctgatacacggcaccgccttcaggatacaatgtttgaaccattggatgcacatggtccgcCAGAATGGtccggtagtccttggcagtgacgcgaccatctagcacaagtattgggccaagggaatgccatgatatccaaaccatcactgatccacccccatgcttcattCTGGGCATGctacagtctgggtggtacgcttctttggggcttctccacaccgtaactctcct encodes:
- the si:ch211-107o10.3 gene encoding retinol dehydrogenase 13 isoform X1 → MSYNSEAKIFGAVGWHCTIYVVKTSQDHMSRGNLTVVLNTIYVPFLSVVVGILVLRRWKAGGVCHSTTHLDGKTVLITGANTGIGKETALDMAKRGARVILACRDLDKAHAAAEEIRKKSGNGNVTVKKLDLASLRSVRNFAREIQEKEDRLDILINNAGIMMCPKWKTEDGFEMQFGVNHLGHFLLTNLLLDQLKRSTPSRIVNVSSRAHERGQINFEDINMDQNYHPLKSYSQSKLANVLFSRELAIRLKGTGVTVYSLHPGVVRTELGRHFFPFMALWKRILYAPFFLLLKTPWEGAQTTIFCAVDESLQNTSGLYYSDCAVKAEAPQAKDDAAAKRLWDLSISMVNISMTLLLGTAYTRSDTPLIQ
- the si:ch211-107o10.3 gene encoding retinol dehydrogenase 13 isoform X4, which codes for MSYNSEAKIFGAVGWHCTIYVVKTSQDHMSRGNLTVVLNTIYVPFLSVVVGILVLRRWKAGGVCHSTTHLDGKTVLITGANTGIGKETALDMAKRGARVILACRDLDKAHAAAEEIRKKSGNGNVTVKKLDLASLRSVRNFAREIQEKEDRLDILINNAGIMMCPKWKTEDGFEMQFGVNHLGHFLLTNLLLDQLKRSTPSRIVNVSSRAHERGTGVTVYSLHPGVVRTELGRHFFPFMALWKRILYAPFFLLLKTPWEGAQTTIFCAVDESLQNTSGLYYSDCAVKAEAPQAKDDAAAKRLWDLSISMVNISMTLLLGTAYTRSDTPLIQ
- the si:ch211-107o10.3 gene encoding retinol dehydrogenase 13 isoform X2, coding for MLKDNMKTLQQFVEEHPVGFIVPCVAVVGILVLRRWKAGGVCHSTTHLDGKTVLITGANTGIGKETALDMAKRGARVILACRDLDKAHAAAEEIRKKSGNGNVTVKKLDLASLRSVRNFAREIQEKEDRLDILINNAGIMMCPKWKTEDGFEMQFGVNHLGHFLLTNLLLDQLKRSTPSRIVNVSSRAHERGQINFEDINMDQNYHPLKSYSQSKLANVLFSRELAIRLKGTGVTVYSLHPGVVRTELGRHFFPFMALWKRILYAPFFLLLKTPWEGAQTTIFCAVDESLQNTSGLYYSDCAVKAEAPQAKDDAAAKRLWDLSISMVNISMTLLLGTAYTRSDTPLIQ
- the si:ch211-107o10.3 gene encoding retinol dehydrogenase 13 isoform X3, whose translation is MTLGLRKHLRLVLSTQTDSRAANVVGILVLRRWKAGGVCHSTTHLDGKTVLITGANTGIGKETALDMAKRGARVILACRDLDKAHAAAEEIRKKSGNGNVTVKKLDLASLRSVRNFAREIQEKEDRLDILINNAGIMMCPKWKTEDGFEMQFGVNHLGHFLLTNLLLDQLKRSTPSRIVNVSSRAHERGQINFEDINMDQNYHPLKSYSQSKLANVLFSRELAIRLKGTGVTVYSLHPGVVRTELGRHFFPFMALWKRILYAPFFLLLKTPWEGAQTTIFCAVDESLQNTSGLYYSDCAVKAEAPQAKDDAAAKRLWDLSISMVNISMTLLLGTAYTRSDTPLIQ
- the si:ch211-107o10.3 gene encoding retinol dehydrogenase 13 isoform X5; translated protein: MWKIMNQVVGILVLRRWKAGGVCHSTTHLDGKTVLITGANTGIGKETALDMAKRGARVILACRDLDKAHAAAEEIRKKSGNGNVTVKKLDLASLRSVRNFAREIQEKEDRLDILINNAGIMMCPKWKTEDGFEMQFGVNHLGHFLLTNLLLDQLKRSTPSRIVNVSSRAHERGQINFEDINMDQNYHPLKSYSQSKLANVLFSRELAIRLKGTGVTVYSLHPGVVRTELGRHFFPFMALWKRILYAPFFLLLKTPWEGAQTTIFCAVDESLQNTSGLYYSDCAVKAEAPQAKDDAAAKRLWDLSISMVNISMTLLLGTAYTRSDTPLIQ
- the si:ch211-107o10.3 gene encoding retinol dehydrogenase 13 isoform X6, which encodes MSYNSEAKIFGAVGWHCTIYVVKTSQDHMSRGNLTVVLNTIYVPFLSVVVGILVLRRWKAGGVCHSTTHLDGKTVLITGANTGIGKETALDMAKRGARVILACRDLDKAHAAAEEIRKKSGNGNVTVKKLDLASLRSVRNFAREIQEKEDRLDILINNAGIMMCPKWKTEDGFEMQFGVNHLGHFLLTNLLLDQLKRSTPSRIVNVSSRAHERGQINFEDINMDQNYHPLKSYSQSKLANVLFSRELAIRLKGTGVTVYSLHPGVVRTELGRHFFPFMALWKRILYAPFFLLLKTPWEGAQTTIFCAVDESLQNTSGLYYRSISA